One segment of Nostoc piscinale CENA21 DNA contains the following:
- a CDS encoding DUF2949 domain-containing protein, producing the protein MSIQTRQGGELQMSPSTYSRLIHFLQEDLSISAASLAVALRHREQDPGPLPMILWQYGLITMEQLEQIYDWLETV; encoded by the coding sequence ATGAGCATACAAACTAGACAAGGAGGTGAGTTACAAATGTCACCATCAACATATTCAAGGCTGATTCATTTTTTACAGGAAGATTTGTCAATTTCGGCAGCATCTTTGGCAGTAGCTTTACGGCATCGGGAACAAGACCCAGGGCCTTTACCGATGATTCTTTGGCAGTATGGGTTGATTACGATGGAACAGTTAGAACAAATTTACGATTGGTTAGAAACTGTTTAA
- a CDS encoding pyridoxal-phosphate-dependent aminotransferase family protein, with amino-acid sequence MEDKLMLMIPGPTPVPEAALLALAKHPIGHRTNEFSNILADVTANLKWLHQTESDVLMLNVSGTGAVEAGIINFLSPGDRILVGSNGKFGERWAEVGQAYGLNVETITAEWGQPLDPAQFADKLQADTAKEIKAVIVTHSETSTGVLNDLETINRHVKEHGEALIIVDAVTSLGAFNLPVDAWGLDVVASGSQKGYMIPPGLGFVAVSAKAWEAYKTAKLPKYYLDLGKYKKSAAKNTTPFTPPVNLIVALHTTLGMMKEEGLESIFGRHERQKNATRAAIKGLNLPLFAADDCASPAITAVAPPNIEADKIRSLMKKRFDIALAGGQDHLKNKIFRIGHLGFVSDRDILSCIASLEVVLLELGYENFTPGAGVAAAAKVLNG; translated from the coding sequence ATGGAAGATAAGCTGATGCTGATGATTCCTGGCCCCACACCAGTGCCAGAAGCTGCTTTACTTGCTTTAGCTAAACATCCCATCGGACACCGTACCAATGAGTTTAGTAACATTTTGGCAGATGTGACAGCTAACCTCAAATGGCTGCATCAAACCGAAAGCGATGTGCTGATGCTGAATGTTAGCGGTACAGGTGCAGTAGAAGCCGGGATCATTAATTTTCTATCGCCTGGCGATCGCATTTTGGTTGGTAGTAATGGTAAATTTGGTGAACGCTGGGCAGAAGTCGGCCAAGCTTACGGGTTGAATGTGGAAACCATTACAGCCGAATGGGGTCAACCTTTAGACCCAGCGCAGTTTGCGGACAAACTACAAGCCGACACAGCCAAAGAAATTAAAGCTGTCATTGTAACCCACAGCGAAACCTCCACTGGCGTTCTCAACGATTTGGAAACCATCAACCGCCACGTTAAAGAACATGGTGAAGCTTTAATTATTGTGGATGCTGTCACCAGTTTGGGTGCATTTAATTTACCTGTGGATGCGTGGGGACTAGATGTCGTCGCTTCCGGTTCTCAAAAAGGTTACATGATTCCCCCTGGTTTGGGTTTTGTGGCTGTCAGCGCCAAAGCTTGGGAAGCTTACAAAACAGCTAAATTGCCGAAATATTATCTAGATTTAGGCAAATACAAGAAATCTGCTGCCAAAAATACCACTCCTTTCACTCCCCCAGTAAATCTGATTGTGGCACTGCATACCACCTTGGGAATGATGAAAGAAGAAGGTTTAGAATCTATTTTTGGCAGACACGAACGCCAAAAGAATGCGACTCGCGCCGCTATTAAAGGTTTAAACTTACCTTTATTTGCAGCTGATGACTGTGCTAGTCCAGCTATTACAGCCGTAGCACCACCAAATATTGAAGCGGATAAAATTCGCTCGTTGATGAAAAAACGCTTTGATATTGCCTTAGCTGGTGGTCAAGACCATTTGAAAAATAAAATTTTCCGCATCGGTCACTTGGGTTTTGTGAGCGATCGCGATATTCTTAGCTGCATAGCATCCCTAGAAGTTGTACTGCTAGAACTCGGTTATGAAAACTTTACTCCGGGTGCTGGTGTAGCGGCAGCAGCTAAAGTATTGAATGGTTAA
- a CDS encoding PEP-CTERM sorting domain-containing protein: protein MKNFSLTNTLLVAGAGAVFVFTASPSPAAVINISDFTEWQSIGNVNLSDEQAALLTDGGVSDTNLESFLGLAPGTLDAFNSQNVNNGSAIKNTLTVQAGDVLTFDWQFQAGDYLPYNDFSFYSIGTSLNRLADIRQVGNFGQTASRTAYTFITGGTYTIGFGVVNTFDRFLGSNLTVRSSERDEPVPEPATIVGSLAAGAFGVALRYKKKQQQKANSDV, encoded by the coding sequence ATGAAGAATTTTAGTTTGACAAATACTTTACTAGTGGCTGGTGCGGGAGCAGTATTTGTTTTTACTGCTAGTCCATCTCCCGCAGCAGTGATCAATATTTCAGATTTTACAGAATGGCAGAGTATTGGGAATGTTAACTTGAGTGATGAGCAAGCTGCTCTGTTGACTGATGGCGGCGTTTCTGACACTAATCTAGAGTCATTCTTGGGACTAGCGCCTGGAACTTTAGATGCTTTTAATAGTCAAAATGTTAACAATGGTTCTGCAATTAAAAACACGCTGACAGTCCAAGCTGGAGATGTTTTGACATTTGATTGGCAGTTCCAAGCTGGTGATTATTTACCTTACAATGATTTTTCTTTCTACTCTATTGGCACTTCTCTAAATAGACTGGCTGATATACGTCAGGTAGGTAATTTTGGACAAACTGCGTCTCGAACTGCTTACACATTCATCACAGGCGGCACTTACACTATAGGATTTGGGGTGGTAAATACATTTGATCGATTTTTGGGATCAAATCTCACGGTTCGGAGTTCTGAGCGTGATGAGCCTGTTCCTGAACCTGCAACTATTGTCGGTTCATTAGCAGCAGGTGCTTTTGGTGTGGCTTTACGCTATAAAAAAAAGCAACAACAAAAAGCTAACTCGGATGTATGA
- a CDS encoding FkbM family methyltransferase has translation MDKNLVIDVGVHTGEDTEFYLKKGFRVIGIEANPNIYHDTKQRLNSYIETGQLLLLNIAVSPQNQPITLYVNLDRSFWSTTSPDFVQRNEFFGTRSTPITVEGRRFEDILQEFGTPYYLKVDIEGADILCLQGLQKVESKPQFLSIESTKVSWNDLLKEFTLLKELGYKKFKAIRQPDVPQQICPFPAKEGQYINHKFEYGASGLFGEEAPGAWLSETEVLKVYKRVFLEYRLLGTNGILKFPLGKILLESLQLKEPWYDTHASL, from the coding sequence ATGGATAAAAATTTAGTCATAGATGTTGGTGTTCATACAGGAGAAGATACTGAGTTTTATCTCAAAAAAGGATTTCGAGTTATTGGTATTGAAGCTAACCCCAATATTTATCATGACACTAAGCAAAGACTAAATTCCTATATAGAAACTGGTCAGTTGCTACTTTTAAATATTGCTGTATCACCTCAAAATCAACCAATTACTCTTTATGTCAACCTAGACAGAAGTTTTTGGAGTACAACTTCACCCGATTTTGTCCAGCGTAACGAGTTTTTTGGTACACGTTCTACACCTATAACAGTAGAAGGGCGAAGATTTGAAGATATTTTACAGGAGTTTGGCACTCCCTATTATCTAAAAGTTGATATTGAAGGTGCTGATATATTATGCTTACAGGGTTTACAGAAAGTTGAAAGCAAACCGCAGTTTCTATCCATAGAATCTACAAAAGTATCGTGGAATGATCTGCTAAAAGAATTTACGCTGTTAAAAGAACTTGGGTACAAGAAATTCAAAGCTATCAGACAACCAGATGTACCTCAACAAATCTGTCCCTTTCCAGCGAAAGAAGGTCAATATATTAATCACAAATTTGAATACGGTGCTAGTGGACTTTTTGGAGAAGAAGCACCTGGAGCTTGGTTGTCAGAAACTGAAGTACTCAAGGTCTACAAACGGGTTTTTCTGGAATATAGACTTTTGGGTACAAATGGGATTTTAAAATTTCCTTTAGGAAAAATATTATTAGAAAGTCTGCAACTAAAAGAGCCTTGGTATGATACTCATGCTAGTCTTTAA